TGCGACGCCTGCGGTTCGATGATGAAGTCAGTCGACGGCGAGATGGTCTGTACGAACGACGACTGTGGCGCCACCACCGAGCGCGACGACGATCTTGCCGAGTCGTTCGTCTCGACGGAGGCCCAGAGCGGCGACGAACTCATCGAAACCGAAGAGGGCGCCGAGTTCGAGGGCAAGCCGACCAGCGACGACGTTCACTGCGACGAGTGTGGCCACGGCGTCGCTTGGTACACGATCAAACAGA
The Natronoarchaeum philippinense DNA segment above includes these coding regions:
- a CDS encoding transcription factor S, which encodes MQFCDACGSMMKSVDGEMVCTNDDCGATTERDDDLAESFVSTEAQSGDELIETEEGAEFEGKPTSDDVHCDECGHGVAWYTIKQTGSADEPPTRFFKCKECGHRWREYN